A single genomic interval of Desulfatiglans anilini DSM 4660 harbors:
- a CDS encoding ABC transporter substrate-binding protein — MKNVHCSKNLTGLVLILLLVGFCTLPSIFTSPASARDSLKVGLLEEPKTLNIWMASDTWSSKVLSQIYQPLYIREPEKLDLIPWLAESDPLYNAADLSYTVTLRPAKWSDGTEVTAEDVIFTGEFIQEFKIPRYASYFKFVKKIEALDQKTVRYHLEKPQAIFLSRTLTTPIVQKRQWMPIVNDIRGKDKPLAEIINVKIDQPIGCGPFVLKEWQQGAYIFMAANPDFFGRSLTIAGHKLGPYIDGIIFKVFGTSDAAILALKKGTIDMFWWGIQAGYIEDLKKQKTVEIHTNDKSALYYLGFNVRKAPFSDPALRRAIATLIDKDFIITRILQGYAIELDSVVPPGNRFWHCPNVPSYGKGLPRNERIKAAYDILKNAGYSWDTPPVDPKGKISAAKGLRLPDGKTMEGFTILTPPADYDPNRAMTGMIVQEWLRQMGMPATSRPMAFGALIDQVKSRHDFDAFVLGYGKLSLDPDYIRNFFSSSNDKSKGSNMSGYRNPEFDRIAEESAATMDAKKRQDLIWTMQGIILEDVPYIPIYNPKVVEAVRNDHFKGWVDMIEGIGNHWSFCLVEPR, encoded by the coding sequence ATGAAAAACGTCCATTGCTCCAAGAACCTGACAGGTCTGGTGCTCATTCTTCTGCTGGTCGGCTTTTGCACACTCCCATCCATCTTCACCTCGCCGGCTTCCGCACGCGACAGCCTGAAGGTCGGACTCCTCGAGGAACCCAAGACGCTCAACATCTGGATGGCGAGCGACACGTGGTCCAGCAAGGTGCTTTCTCAAATATATCAACCTCTCTACATCCGCGAGCCGGAGAAGCTGGATCTGATCCCCTGGCTTGCCGAAAGCGATCCCCTCTACAACGCGGCAGATCTCTCCTACACCGTGACCCTCAGGCCGGCCAAATGGTCCGACGGCACCGAAGTCACCGCTGAGGACGTGATTTTTACGGGTGAGTTCATCCAGGAATTCAAGATCCCCCGCTATGCCTCCTATTTCAAGTTCGTCAAGAAGATAGAGGCACTGGATCAGAAGACCGTCCGGTATCACCTCGAGAAGCCCCAGGCCATTTTTCTCAGCCGGACCCTGACCACGCCGATCGTCCAGAAAAGGCAATGGATGCCCATCGTGAATGACATCCGGGGGAAAGACAAACCGCTGGCCGAGATCATCAATGTCAAGATCGATCAGCCGATCGGATGCGGACCTTTCGTCCTGAAGGAGTGGCAGCAGGGGGCCTATATCTTCATGGCAGCCAATCCCGACTTCTTCGGCCGGAGCCTCACCATTGCCGGCCACAAACTCGGTCCTTACATCGACGGAATCATCTTCAAGGTTTTCGGCACCTCGGATGCCGCGATCCTCGCGCTCAAGAAGGGCACGATAGACATGTTCTGGTGGGGGATCCAGGCGGGTTACATCGAGGACCTCAAGAAGCAGAAGACGGTGGAGATCCACACGAACGACAAAAGTGCGCTCTATTACCTGGGGTTCAATGTCAGGAAGGCCCCTTTCAGCGATCCCGCTCTTCGCCGGGCCATCGCTACACTGATCGACAAAGACTTCATCATCACACGGATCCTGCAAGGATACGCGATAGAACTGGACTCCGTCGTTCCTCCCGGCAACCGTTTCTGGCACTGCCCGAATGTCCCGTCCTACGGCAAGGGGCTGCCAAGAAACGAGCGGATCAAGGCGGCTTACGACATCCTCAAAAACGCAGGATACTCCTGGGATACCCCGCCGGTCGATCCGAAGGGGAAGATCAGCGCCGCCAAAGGCCTGCGTCTGCCCGACGGCAAAACCATGGAGGGCTTCACGATCCTGACGCCTCCGGCCGACTACGATCCGAACCGGGCGATGACCGGCATGATCGTCCAGGAGTGGCTGCGACAGATGGGGATGCCCGCTACTTCGAGGCCCATGGCTTTCGGGGCGCTCATCGACCAGGTCAAGAGCCGGCACGATTTCGATGCCTTCGTCCTCGGCTACGGGAAGCTTTCCCTCGACCCGGACTATATCCGGAACTTTTTCTCCTCCAGCAACGATAAGTCGAAAGGGAGCAACATGAGCGGGTACCGCAACCCCGAATTCGATCGGATCGCCGAGGAATCCGCCGCCACCATGGACGCGAAGAAGCGTCAGGACCTCATTTGGACGATGCAAGGCATCATCCTGGAGGATGTCCCCTATATCCCGATTTACAACCCGAAGGTTGTCGAGGCGGTGCGCAACGACCACTTCAAGGGATGGGTCGATATGATCGAAGGCATCGGGAACCACTGGTCATTCTGCCTCGTCGAACCCCGGTGA